A stretch of DNA from Bombus huntii isolate Logan2020A chromosome 15, iyBomHunt1.1, whole genome shotgun sequence:
TCAGAAACGCCCTGTCCCTAACTTCTCAGTTCAGCCCATTGTTTAATGTGTCCAGCTTTCAATCTTTTGCGGGCTCTCTCTCCACATACCCTATAGAGGCCGGCCAATTGATCCTCAGTGAGTTTGTCGTTTTCTTTAACTTGGTCTCACATTTTTCATCAACCAGGCTGGAGACCGCTGGATCGatcgaattttctattttaattgcGCTTTTAAGAGTGCCGAGTTTAACAATGTGCTCAAATCTCGGCAACTCTAGCCCCCCCCCCAAGATTTAGGGGCATAATATGTGGGACTTGCTTCATAAATGCATGGTATATACATCAAAGATGGAGtaataaacattaatattttacaatttggagaaaaaattattgatcGCTGTTTGACCAATAATCACCACATTGAAGAAATCGCTATTGAAAAGCAAAAACCTTGGAGAaaaggtttacattttcttcaTCCATATAAAGGGTCCGCAAGAAAGTCAAGAAAAAGATGTAAGGAATGTTACAAATGTTTACATAAAAAAAAGGTAGAGATTATGCCACGAAGAAAACTAAAAGAGTAACTACGTATTGCAATCGTTGGGAGGGCTAGCCAGTACTCTGTTTCAAATGCTTTCAAACattgcataaaaatatataaacaattaaGTTAAGTTTATAATATTGAATTGTTATGCTTTATCTaccgaatttttgttttataagttatgtttataatactgagatgaaataaaataaatcctacttttttctaattaatatacattaaattttcaaatatatgaCAATTTTCTAGTTACGAAACGAAATACATTTTCGACGGTACACACCGTCTGATGGAACATTCAAATGTGAACTATCGGTGGTATGCGCCGCCTGATGGGAGACTGGAGTGAACGTGTTAATGTGGCCTATTCTTCAATATCTGAATTTTCGGGCACGTTTGGATTCGAGAATGTGTTATGTAGAGAAATCTGTcgtaaaattctataaaacaatatttatgtGAAATTCCCCCTTCTATCTTTTGTATTAATTGTAAAGGCATTGCACTTAAATTTAGTGATTATTGCAACTGTATGGATGTTTGACGGCCGCAGGGAGTGCATAAACGCCATTATGATTCACCACTTTATCCGTATATCTTCATATTGCTGACAGTTTTTCAAAGCATTTTTTTATGGCTAATTATAAACAATGAGCAAAATATGCAATCCTAATCGAGTTTACTCTTGTGCTGATGGCTTTGACTAGATTTCGATCATTATCCGACCTGAGAAAGAGTTGTTTCTCCGTACGGTGCATCATATGGTAAATGAATTAACTATTACCTCTTGTATATGCCACCatgttttattgttaaatgGTATAGGCTGCGTGAAttgtcgaaaatataaaaagttgCGCGAAGCATGATGCCTAGCCATCGGTCATGAAATCTACTATTGCAATTCTTGTTGCATTATAAAATGTCATTCCACATacacatattttttttaatttattgaaaataaaaatcgacATTTGCATAATAACTCGTTTAAATGCAATACTTATATGTATGTCGGGGAAGAGTCAAGAACGGGATTGTGGGCGTTTGATAGACCTCCCTTGGAGTTGGCCATCGTTGTGTGATAACGAAGATACGGCCTGATGCTACGAGTATGGACACTACCGATTCAACAATCAACAGCGGTGGTTGGGCACTTGCGATGTTAGTGACgttggtcttaggttcgatgacgaatccacggtcaacgggatgaaaGATATACTTGCCCTAATTCAAACTCACTGATCGTCAGGCGCTGCTCCCTTCGTCGGTGGGATCTCAAGAAAGAATGAATCCTCGTCCcaatgatgccacagaggaaaactatgatggagTGTGtataaggacacgagatcatcggattcgtcagGTATAGCCCTCGTTccgaaagtaagggaaattgacgtcgCTGTCAATTGGTCAgtttgggacaaagactgtccGTCCGTTTGGAAAATCTTAATTGCCGGAAACCCCAGGTTTTATAGCGGGTCCTCGGGCTAACTGGACTTGTGCTGTGTACGTGCCTCAACATCAGGTATTCATTGTGTTTCGACCACTCGCGGGCAGACGCGATCGCGAAGAAgtacgtcaacgggagtcgtaaattcccgttacgattggATAATCAACGCCACGAagtgatcgatcccctgatttcgtttgcgataataggggtggttaaATTGATTTTACACTGAAGTAACGAATAcaattaatgtttattccaacaacttctTAACTAGAAATGTACAATTAAGTCGATTGATAGCTAGAGTAACAAGGTGTTGTACGCGACGCACGCTTAGGTATTGAAGGTTCAAAAAACGTATAAAGACTGACTTTCTGTAACGATGATGCAGCGGAGGACACTTGCGATGGGTGGGTCTAATGATGCGAGAAAAGCTGATTTGTTGAGACCAAGTTCTTGTTGGGAGAGTGAGGGAAGGACTTCTCTGGTAATAGGTTAATTTTCTGGATTGGTGTGGAAGAGTGGAGGAAGGGTGTTAACCGCCccgagagaaagttgctagtgtaAAACATCGTACATGAGAAAGACGAACTTCtccgtagtaaacaataacCTTTAGACAGTGACTTAGTGCAGATGTTTGGTTCGGACTGAAGGACCTTAGAAATTCCTCTAAGATTTATGATCGGCTCTTAAGACTATTGAACGCAGTGAAGGCGTgcggacatctggttgccatcctgtccgcggtgtgtggcctggccTAGATAGAATGTCGCACGACGTAACACATTGTCCgaagaaaccgttggaatgttttactGTCAAGTACCTCTATtggtatttcttttaatgaggGTCATACTATAACTCCACACCTTTGTTAGGCGAAGcgcccgtcccgttgaccgcggctacgttcggcgactgatgGTCGTCTTGagcccaagtttattatcacaaatcgcaAACAAGTACAATTGGGCAGAATGACGGCagattgtttaattacaactgtaaactttaattacaattttacggattttcccgaagttccagtATTttcccgacatatatatatatatatatatatatatatatatatatatccaatgaaaggacaccggagccttccctctggaacttcgggaaaatccgtaaaattgtaatacaATATTAAGTATTgcattatgtatatatatatatatatatatatatatatatataatatatacatataatatataatatatatataatatatacattgtgtatatatatatatatatatatatatatatatatatatatatatatatatatatatatgtcggagatgaaagaacaccggagcctttggaattttggataaccccgcaacattgtaacctagagtctactatagctgtaattgaacaattgtagttattcaacccgattgtaattattcgagaattgtgataatgagcttgggctcgaggcgacagtcagtcgccgaacgtagccgcggtcacgggatgaacgctttgcctaacaaaggtatgaagtaattctatagctctccttaaaagaaatatttgtggcgacacgcgacagtaaacattccaacggtttctgtcccgtggctcgccacgtgcagaccctattcttcgagtaagatgattgccagatgtcgatgcgtctccgcagtacatgttcggctagcccgagggcccgttataaatcttaaggtttagttaactaaagtccttcaaacagacaaacagtctttgtcccaactacgggaagataggggagacatatttttcaacgagcggcgtctcccactagcaactttccctcgagggcggctagcatccttttctaaccaccgatatggagattaaccaattagcagcaacactttctgaacgaaggcttttctcgacgaatccgatgatctcgtatccttagacacaccccgttatagttttcctgtgtggcatcatcgggacgaaAAAGGCATTCTCGCCCGCGATCTCATggatccaagagtaacgccttcgcgatcagtgattattctctcagacttagactttctgagtacgttctgttgtcatcccgttgaccgcggattcgttattgaacctaggatcattgtcattagtatctcgagcacctaactaccgcggttacttgtccggttctataataatcgtatttgcactagtcaatgtcttctctattgcataacgacaacgtgtaacccaaacgaagattcgtttcacgcccctaaccctaattctaatgtaaacccgacatatatatatatatacacaatgCAATacttaatacatatatatatatatatatgtcgggtttacattagaattgtatatatatatatatatatatatatatatatatatatatatatatatatatatatatacaatgcAATacttaatacatatatatatatatgtcaggtctacattagaattagggttaggggcgtgaaacgaaacttcgtttggattacacattgtcgttatgcaatagagaagacataaACTAGTGCAAATATAGTTATCATTGAACTGGACAAGTAACCTAAGACCTAAACATTAgatttaattagatatttatatgaagtaatatttacttatttataatacttacttgtaaattatacttatctataataagtattaacttattataaataattagccatgtcactccgccacgccagaaaaaattaatgaaaattctcaatgcgagaattgattgcaaattttaataaataaaaaaaaataaaaaaacatgCTTGCACAATTCTGCCCGAGCAGTCGAGCTATGCGGACATGTGAATCAGTGCCTCCGTAAGTGCTACAAGTGAGGAAAACAAAGTGACTCAAGACAGAGCCAATCGCTAAACAATGGAAAATATGCAACAAATACCACCAATAACAATACTAAACAAAGGCGAAACATACTTTATAAACAGAGCTGTAGATACAACAAACACAAAACAATCAACAAACGAAGATCGTGACTGCTCAGTTATAAATGAAgtagaaatggaaattacaCAAAATAATGACGAAAAGAATAATATCAGTAATGATCTTCCACATCAGAACGAAAGCTGGAAGACTGTAACTCCCagcaaaaacgaaaaataacttCAAACACAAATGCTAAGAGGGCTATCGAAACAGAAAGGCAACAATGGCTATAGGAAATTCCTCTACAAAACTCCTTCAGCTCACTGCCAGAAGAGATTCAGACCCAGCTGAAAATCCAATAACACACATTCCTAAACCACCACCAATCTACATAGATGCTAAAATAATAGACCCCCTAATTGATCTGTTAAACAGCACggcaggaaaagaaaattacaccATTAAACAACTTAAATTCGATCAGGTAATAGTACGCCGGGTATCATATTTACCAACTTAAAACTGATAAAAGTTACAAAGCAGTAATCAGAGGATTACAACCAAAGACAAATACAAGTAACATATACGAGGAATTAGCCAAAGTCGGACATCAGATAAgaacaataaataacataaCCAGATATGATACTAAACAACCATTACCGCTATTTCTAATAGAACTTGAACCTAAAAACAATAACAAGGAAATTTTCGAAGTTAAAAAAGTTCTAAACACAATAATTACAGTCGAGCCACTGAGAcacaaaaaagacataccgCAATGTATGCGGTGTCAAAAATATGGATATACAaaaaattactgcaacagaaaCCCGACGTGTGTCAAATGGGCAGGAAAACACCTAACAATGAACTGCCCACACACGGGAAAAACAAACTATATAAACTGTTACAACTGCAGTGGAAACCACTCAGCCAGCTACAAAGGCTGTATAGTTAGAAAACAACTTCAACGTAAACTGTCTCCGCCGCTTCGAAACAGGACATACAATAACTATCACAAACAACAAGACAGCGCAGAAATTGAGACATCAAGAAATGTACAGCACGTAACGAATATCAACCATAATAATACCAATACCAACGGTAGCcgaagctacgcgcaagtaaCCAAACAATCAACACCCTTAGACAATCAAAACCAGAATAACATGAATGACGCTACAGAAACCAAAGAACTACTAAAGCAATCCATCAAGAATACTGAAATGTTAgcaaaaatgataagcgaacAAAACGCAGTCCTCAGACAGCAAACGCAACAAATCATAGTCATGTTACAACTTCTTACAAACATGctaagcaaaaaataaaaatgcttaaaatagcagcctggaactctaaCGGCCTACAATAAAGGGCtctagaaactaaaacattcgtgtataacaataatatcgtatataatataatataaaaaatatcgtactacaccatatatgataccaagcatccctcaggaaaagcacacggagggaccgcagtaataataagaaacgacattaaacacCATTTACACAGCCAAGTTAGTAAGGAATATATCcaagcaaccaccgttacaGTCCAAACTAGCAGCAACTATTTACAGCTATCAGCAGTATATGTACCACAGCGACACAAAATTACATCACAAATGTGGGAAGAGTACTTTCAACATTTAGGTGACAAGTCTATCGCAGCGGGAGACTACAACTCAAAGCACACACTATGCGGATCAATAATCACTACACCTCGAGGTAGAACCTTGGAAAACTACATTAGAAACAATAatctcaatatattatccacgggaagaccgacatactggccgacagacttgagcaaaatacctgaccTACTTGtttttgcagttacaaagggactaaacgcaaataaactaaatacAGCACCCAGCCTCGAGCTTACCTCCGATCATACacccataataattacatacagaaacaaaccaatacttCACAACAATTCAGAGACatgcaataaaaccaccaaaATGGCAAacattcaaagaaataatcgagagCAAAATCAACTGCAACATACCATTGAAAACACCCGAACACACCAAACAGGCAGTAACAGTATtgacagaaactatccaagaagcagcatGGACAACCATTATACCTGAAccaaccaacagacaaacaaaaataattccaccaaatattctcgaaaaaattagagaaacgagaaaagagaaagcAAAATGACAAAAACATAGagcaaaagaaaacaaaaaacacctaaacaaacttgcaaaggaaatgaaaaacaaaataaaagaacacaacaacaacgagttCACAAAGTTCATTGAGCTACTATCAGCACACGAGAACTACAACTATTCCCCATGGAAagccacaaaaaaaaaaaaaaaaaataaacaagaCAATAAAGCTGGTCCTAGCAATCAGAAGAGCAGATAACACATGGataaagcaccaggaatcgacaatggcaaaatcttgaaaaccttccgccaaaagcgataagacaaatcgcaataatatttaacgcAATATTAAGAATTCAATACTTTCCAAAACTATGGAAACTGGCACAGATCATAATGTTATCTAAACCAGGCAAAGACCCACATCAAACTACATCATACAGACCAATAGCATT
This window harbors:
- the LOC126873860 gene encoding serum response factor homolog B-like encodes the protein MENMQQIPPITILNKGETYFINRAVDTTNTKQSTNEDRDCSVINEVEMEITQNNDEKNNIKGYRNRKATMAIGNSSTKLLQLTARRDSDPAENPITHIPKPPPIYIDAKIIDPLIDLLNSTAGKENYTIKQLKFDQTNTSNIYEELAKVGHQIRTINNITRYDTKQPLPLFLIELEPKNNNKEIFEVKKVLNTIITVEPLRHKKDIPQCMRCQKYGYTKNYCNRNPTCVKWAGKHLTMNCPHTGKTNYINCYNCSGNHSASYKGCIVRKQLQRKLSPPLRNRTYNNYHKQQDSAEIETSRNVQHVTNINHNNTNTNGSRSYAQVTKQSTPLDNQNQNNMNDATETKELLKQSIKNTEMLAKMISEQNAVLRQQTQQIIVIQVSKEYIQATTVTVQTSSNYLQLSAVYVPQRHKITSQMWEEYFQHLGDKSIAAGDYNSKHTLCGSIITTPRVTKGLNANKLNTAPSLELTSDHTPIIITYRNKPILHNNSETCNKTTKMANIQRNNREQNQLQHTIENTRTHQTGSNSIDRNYPRSSMDNHYT